A stretch of Pyrenophora tritici-repentis strain M4 chromosome 7, whole genome shotgun sequence DNA encodes these proteins:
- a CDS encoding moeb-ThiF domain containing protein → MPSWVSRATENHNAQLITTAAVSGFVVGSAILGFQKARRMMRVADLKASIPEISDDHRSSRLTEYGAASKIFAPSKEDERSMALAARARKGDYDDDLILEQLARNRVFLTDSGLRKLRNAFVVVVGCGGVGSHATAALARSGCSKIRLIDFDQVTLSSLNRHAVATLADVGTPKVHCLRKRLEQITPWTHFECRNELFSEHTAAAQLAPLNGQQPDFVIDAIDNIDSKVALLAYCYMNNLKVISSMGAACKSDPTKIFIGDISASTDDPLSKTTRRKLRLKGVKDGIPVVYSTERPGPGKAELQPLSEEEFAKGNVGELGVLADFRVRILPVLGTMPAIFGLAVANHVILSIAEYPHEYLSAKSRDKMYDGILGALQGAEERLARALFNEDPLGLKIPITQADVGYLVEEVYSGKSIISGVSTRLILSRWKKPAQNFVDQRTPGQKHSSLRMNDLVLMTKEEASKHEREVLKGQKSLEEVYDAATIERVNKRFAEEERFERFR, encoded by the exons CAGTGCGATTCTCGGTTTCCAAAAGGCCCGACGTATGATGAGAGTGGCAGACCTGAAAGCATCCATTCCAGAAATCAGTGACGACCATCGCTCGTCGAGA CTAACTGAATATGGTGCCGCTTCAAAGATCTTTGCGCCAAGTAAAGAAGATGAGCGAAGTATGGCACTAGCTGCAAGAGCGAGGAAAGGTGACTACGATGATG ATTTAATCCTTGAACAGCTGGCGAGGAATCGAGTCTTCCTCACAGATTCGGGGCTCCGCAAGTTACGCAATGCTTTTGTGGTTGTAGTCGGTTGTGGTGGCGTCGGCTCACATGCAACGGCGGCTCTGGCTCGCTCTGGATGCTCCAAAATTCGGCTCATCGACTTTGACCAGGTCACATTATCTTCTCTAAATCGACACGCTGTAGCAACTTTAGCTGATGTCGGAACGCCCAAAGTACATTGTCTCCGAAAGCGACTTGAGCAAATAACTCCTTGGACGCACTTTGAATGCCGGAACGAACTTTTCAGCGAACATACTGCGGCGGCACAACTAGCGCCTCTGAACGGCCAGCAACCGGATTTTGTCATTGACGCCATCGACAACATTGACAGCAAGGTGGCACTTTTAGCATACTGTTATATGAACAACCTCAAAGTCATTTCCTCCATGGGTGCAGCCTGCAAGTCTGATCCTACGAAAATCTTCATCGGCGACATCTCAGCCAGCACAGACGACCCCCTGTCAAAGACCACTAGGAGAAAACTGCGGTTGAAAGGCGTCAAGGACGGCATCCCAGTCGTATATTCCACTGAGAGGCCCGGCCCAGGGAAAGCCGAACTTCAGCCGCTCTCTGAAGAAGAGTTTGCGAAGGGCAACGTCGGAGAGTTGGGTGTTCTTGCAGATTTTCGCGTGAGGATTCTACCGGTCCTGGGAACTATGCCAGCAATCTTTGGGCTCGCAGTCGCAAACCATGTCATCCTTTCAATCGCTGAGTACCCTCACGAATACCTATCGGCAAAGTCCCGTGATAAGATGTATGACGGCATTCTAGGAGCTCTCCAGGGCGCTGAGGAACGTCTAGCTCGTGCATTGTTTAACGAAGACCCTCTAGGTCTCAAAATCCCCATCACCCAAGCCGATGTGGGCTACCTGGTAGAAGAAGTTTATAGTGGGAAAAGTATAATTAGTGGTGTATCTACACGCTTAATTCTGTCGAGATGGAAGAAGCCGGCTCAAAACTTCGTCGATCAACGTACACCTGGCCAGAAGCACAGTTCCTTGAGGATGAACGACTTGGTGCTCATGACAAAAGAAGAGGCTAGCAAGCATGAAAGAGAGGTTTTGAAGGGCCAAAAGAGTCTAGAAGAAGTATACGACGCCGCAACGATTGAGCGTGTAAACAAGAGGTTCGCAGAAGAGGAACGATTTGAACGTTTCAGATGA